From [Clostridium] symbiosum, a single genomic window includes:
- the addB gene encoding helicase-exonuclease AddAB subunit AddB, with translation MSLQFIIGGSGSGKTRRLYEDLIRQAGNDPDGRYFAVVPEQFTMQTQKDIVTLHPCHGVMNIDIVSFERLAYRIFEELAVENLAVLDDMGKSMVLRKVAAGRKKELKLFGGHLEKIGFIGELKSMLSEFFQYGITAEILDGLLVEAEKENWSAMLRQKLNDMTVLHRAFKEYTENKKCIVKEEILELLCRVLPQSELIKDSVVTLDGYTGFTPVQYRLLELLLTYCKRVVVTITMDPEENPYKESGPQHLFHMSKHTVCKLTDLAVQTGAGREEDILLKEYPAWRFKNSPELQFIEKELFRYHGRKYAAEKDGKTEETAGKATKNPGIVLFQSDTPIKEVEMIAGEIERLIKQEGYRYRDIAVVTGALDTYSREVVRQFEANRIPAFIDYKKNIMGNPMVELLRAALELLEKNFSYETVFRYLKTGLVTEKQEMVSRLENYVLALGIRSYKRWDSPWESVYRGAELINLDELNAFREEVLTPLRPLKEVFGDRKSTVKDKTAALVYFLEALHIEEKLKGYEKEFGAAGEVSLEKEYSQVYGLVIELFDRITALLGDETVGKKEYSDILDAGFEEIKVGLIPAVVDRVVVGDITRTRLSHIRVLFFAGVNDGIIPAVTGRGGILTEAERGNLKKHQIELAPTAREEGFLQRLYLYLVMTKPSDRLYLSYALSSCDGKSLRPSGLIGQVLKMFPDKHVMSADERQMAAWSLPLGKRRVIEGLKDYGKNREDGRFMELFRFFSLSEEHGEAMKQLVEASFYTYEDHGIGRTAAKEIYSAILHGSVTRMEQYASCAYAHFLAYGLELLERPVYELAAADIGNLFHNSIDLYFKRMKEENRSFRDISDEDRKKLVGECVSSVTRDYGNTIMSSSARNQYLERKVHRITDRTIWALTEQLKKGDFEPSGFEVTFSPADNLRAMKIPVSREEAIHLKGRIDRVDLCEDGDLLYLKIIDYKTGKTKFDLMEAYYGLQLQLVVYMDAALEKEQRKHPDKKVVPAGIFYYNIADPMVDRQKGMGEEETKQAILGELRMNGLVNGRPEAIVHLDNRLDFSSPKGEESTVVPVSVKNDEIARKSSVAGEKRFEALGAFVNRKLKSMGREILDGRVSIAPYKSGSRTACDYCPYHSVCGFDLKTDGYGYRRLDKVSPEEVWQEIDKYAAEGDKYEAEGRGAEDGGELDKGTEGGN, from the coding sequence ATGTCATTACAATTCATCATCGGCGGTTCCGGTTCCGGTAAGACACGCCGCCTGTACGAGGATTTGATCCGGCAGGCCGGAAACGATCCGGATGGCCGCTATTTTGCCGTCGTCCCGGAGCAGTTCACGATGCAGACCCAGAAAGACATTGTTACGCTGCACCCCTGCCACGGTGTGATGAACATCGATATCGTCAGCTTTGAGAGGCTGGCGTACAGAATATTCGAAGAGCTGGCGGTGGAGAACCTGGCAGTCCTGGATGATATGGGCAAATCCATGGTCCTGCGTAAAGTGGCTGCGGGCAGGAAAAAGGAATTAAAGCTGTTCGGCGGCCACCTGGAAAAGATCGGCTTTATCGGCGAGCTGAAATCCATGCTGTCGGAGTTCTTCCAGTACGGAATTACGGCCGAGATTCTGGATGGCCTGCTGGTGGAGGCAGAGAAAGAAAACTGGAGCGCCATGCTCAGGCAGAAACTGAATGACATGACGGTTCTGCACCGGGCATTCAAGGAATATACGGAAAACAAGAAGTGCATTGTCAAGGAAGAAATCCTGGAGCTTCTGTGCAGGGTTCTGCCCCAGTCGGAGCTTATCAAAGACAGTGTGGTGACACTGGACGGCTATACCGGTTTTACCCCGGTCCAGTATCGGCTTTTAGAGCTGCTGCTGACCTACTGTAAGAGAGTCGTTGTGACCATCACAATGGATCCGGAGGAGAATCCTTATAAGGAGAGCGGACCGCAGCATCTCTTCCACATGAGTAAACACACGGTCTGCAAGCTGACGGATCTGGCGGTACAGACCGGAGCGGGCCGGGAGGAGGATATCCTTCTGAAAGAGTATCCCGCCTGGCGGTTTAAAAACAGCCCGGAGCTTCAGTTCATCGAAAAGGAGCTGTTCCGGTATCACGGCCGGAAATACGCTGCGGAAAAAGACGGGAAAACGGAGGAGACGGCCGGAAAAGCCACAAAGAATCCGGGAATCGTATTATTCCAGTCCGACACCCCTATAAAAGAAGTGGAAATGATTGCCGGAGAAATCGAGCGCCTCATCAAGCAGGAGGGCTACCGTTACCGTGACATCGCCGTAGTCACGGGAGCCCTGGATACCTATTCCAGGGAGGTGGTACGTCAGTTTGAGGCAAACCGGATCCCGGCGTTTATTGATTATAAGAAAAATATCATGGGAAATCCGATGGTGGAGCTTCTCCGGGCGGCGCTGGAACTTTTGGAGAAAAACTTCTCCTATGAGACGGTGTTCCGGTATTTAAAAACGGGTCTTGTGACGGAAAAACAGGAGATGGTGAGCCGTCTGGAAAATTACGTGCTGGCTCTTGGAATCCGCAGCTATAAGCGGTGGGATTCGCCCTGGGAGTCTGTTTACAGAGGCGCGGAGCTTATTAATCTGGACGAGCTGAATGCGTTCCGGGAAGAAGTACTGACGCCCCTCCGTCCGTTAAAGGAGGTGTTCGGGGACAGAAAATCCACGGTGAAGGATAAAACTGCGGCTCTGGTGTATTTTCTGGAGGCGCTTCACATTGAAGAAAAGCTCAAAGGGTATGAGAAGGAATTCGGCGCTGCCGGTGAGGTGAGCCTGGAGAAGGAATACAGCCAGGTTTACGGCCTTGTCATCGAACTCTTTGACAGAATCACGGCGCTTCTGGGCGATGAAACCGTGGGGAAAAAAGAGTATTCGGACATATTGGATGCCGGATTTGAGGAGATAAAAGTTGGCCTCATTCCGGCTGTTGTAGATCGCGTTGTAGTCGGAGATATCACGAGAACGAGACTTTCCCATATCAGGGTTCTCTTTTTCGCAGGGGTAAATGACGGTATTATTCCCGCGGTGACGGGACGGGGCGGAATCCTTACGGAGGCCGAGCGCGGGAATCTTAAAAAGCATCAGATAGAACTGGCTCCGACGGCCAGGGAAGAGGGATTTCTTCAGAGACTGTACCTGTACCTGGTGATGACAAAACCGTCCGATCGCCTCTATCTGTCCTACGCTTTATCCTCCTGCGACGGAAAAAGCCTGCGCCCATCCGGCCTGATTGGCCAGGTCTTAAAAATGTTTCCCGACAAGCATGTGATGTCGGCCGATGAACGGCAGATGGCCGCCTGGTCCCTGCCCCTTGGAAAACGCCGGGTGATAGAGGGATTAAAAGATTACGGCAAAAACCGGGAGGACGGCCGCTTTATGGAGCTGTTCCGCTTTTTCTCGCTGTCCGAAGAGCACGGCGAGGCGATGAAACAGCTGGTCGAGGCGTCATTTTATACGTATGAGGATCACGGGATTGGCAGGACGGCGGCAAAGGAGATTTACAGCGCAATCCTCCACGGCAGCGTGACCAGAATGGAGCAGTATGCATCCTGCGCCTATGCCCATTTCCTGGCCTATGGCCTGGAGCTTTTAGAACGTCCCGTCTATGAGCTGGCTGCCGCGGATATCGGGAACCTGTTCCACAATTCCATTGATCTTTATTTTAAGAGAATGAAGGAAGAAAACCGCTCCTTCCGCGACATATCGGATGAGGACAGAAAAAAGCTGGTCGGCGAGTGCGTCTCCAGTGTAACCAGGGACTATGGCAATACCATCATGTCCAGCAGCGCGAGAAACCAGTACCTGGAGCGCAAGGTCCACCGCATTACGGACCGGACAATCTGGGCATTGACGGAGCAGCTTAAAAAGGGAGACTTTGAGCCGTCCGGTTTTGAGGTGACCTTCAGCCCCGCAGATAACCTGAGGGCGATGAAAATCCCGGTGTCCAGGGAGGAAGCAATCCATTTAAAGGGAAGGATAGACCGCGTCGATCTCTGTGAGGACGGGGATCTGCTTTATCTGAAAATTATCGACTATAAGACGGGAAAGACAAAGTTTGATCTGATGGAAGCTTACTATGGGCTTCAACTTCAGCTCGTGGTCTATATGGACGCCGCCCTGGAGAAGGAGCAGAGAAAACACCCCGACAAAAAGGTGGTTCCGGCCGGGATTTTTTACTATAATATTGCGGATCCGATGGTGGACCGACAGAAAGGCATGGGCGAGGAGGAGACGAAACAGGCGATACTCGGCGAGCTGCGTATGAACGGACTGGTGAACGGAAGGCCGGAGGCAATCGTCCATCTGGACAACCGGCTGGATTTCTCGTCGCCGAAGGGAGAGGAATCCACGGTGGTCCCTGTTTCGGTGAAAAATGACGAAATTGCCAGAAAGTCATCGGTGGCCGGAGAAAAGCGGTTCGAGGCCCTGGGGGCATTTGTCAACCGGAAACTGAAAAGCATGGGGCGCGAGATTCTGGACGGCCGCGTTTCGATTGCGCCGTATAAGAGCGGCAGCAGGACGGCCTGCGATTATTGCCCCTACCACAGCGTCTGCGGCTTTGACCTTAAGACGGACGGGTATGGATACCGCAGGCTCGACAAGGTAAGCCCGGAAGAGGTGTGGCAGGAAATCGACAAATACGCGGCAGAAGGTGACAAATACGAAGCAGAAGGGAGGGGAGCAGAGGATGGCGGTGAACTGGACAAAGGAACAGAAGGCGGTAATTGA
- the addA gene encoding helicase-exonuclease AddAB subunit AddA, with protein sequence MAVNWTKEQKAVIESRNRNLLVSAAAGSGKTAVLVERIIRMITDENPTDIDRLLVMTFTKAAAAEMRERIQAAIEKKLGEDPQNEHLQQQAVTVQFAQITTIDSFCLHILREHFDRLDIDPAFRVGDEGEMLLMRADVMQELMEDSYANGGEAFERFVDTYSTGKADGGIEDYILQVYTFAQSNPWPDEWFEHCRKELENTGFGELNGTDWMQFLLRDVKMQAEEWERQLMEASELCREEDGPEPYLPMISEDLLHVRELIQSTGSFLDFSGAAEKFTFSRMAAIRGKNVTVDPDKKEAVAECRKRIKKSVEKLKDQYLFESPEKILEDMEAGKESILMLLRLAEEFGERFRARKREKNIVDFGDLEHFALEVLTAGGGDEDGENKGRIPGPVADELSRQFDEILVDEYQDSNLVQETLIHCVSRERFGTPNVFMVGDVKQSIYKFRLARPELFLEKYHSYPTEESLYQKIELHQNFRSRDTVLGSINDIFFRIMTEKLGNIEYTEETALHAGASFEPLDGRGPGELDTELLLINTAGSELETLDEDISDYTARELEAGMVAGKIKELTDEENGMMIWDKDENGYRRARYGDIVILLRSVSGWAESFTEILAAQGIPAFAESRTGYFDTVEVETVLNLLAVIDNPIQDIPLAAVLKAPFCGITDRELAHIVADYKMNAKTGRDRGLYPAVKNFLMEREGESGAPVQSGGGEPFDDERICVILRRTMNLLGELRKMAVYLPMHSLLYRIFDVTGYYDYVSAMPAGETRRANLDMLVEKASAYEATSYRGVFHFIKYIEKLKKYNTDFGEAATVNEQGNTVRLMSIHKSKGLEFPIVFVAGMGKMFNRQDTRGKILIDSEFGIGTDYLDSEKRLKGPTLKKNVMKRRMELEALGEELRVLYVALTRAKEKLIMTASDKNLESRLEKWRQISLYHGQVPCTILTMAGSCLDWILMSASQEGCRIRVTEVKAGEQLVHEIEEQLFRKGSKEELLNQDPDRVYDGAYRRRLETSFHFKYPCQADVTLNTKMSVSELKKEGMEEEDEEMAFLPTLPVFMEEQEVREGGTSRGTAYHRAMELLPFDKITSEGDVRSLLDGFTEAGKLTKEAREMIWPPDIYRFFTTELGKRMAVAAKAGKLYREKQFVMGIPAREMGDWDSDELVLIQGIIDAWFEEEDGLVLVDYKTDYVENTEVLVSRYKTQLDYYEKALTQMLGKNVKERYIYSYRLGLVAV encoded by the coding sequence ATGGCGGTGAACTGGACAAAGGAACAGAAGGCGGTAATTGAGAGCCGGAACAGAAATCTGCTCGTCTCCGCCGCCGCGGGAAGCGGTAAAACGGCGGTTTTAGTTGAGCGCATAATCAGGATGATCACGGATGAAAATCCGACGGATATCGACCGGCTGCTTGTCATGACGTTTACCAAGGCGGCGGCGGCCGAGATGCGGGAGCGTATCCAGGCGGCAATTGAGAAAAAGCTGGGGGAAGACCCTCAGAATGAACATCTTCAGCAGCAGGCGGTCACGGTGCAGTTCGCGCAGATCACGACCATCGACAGCTTCTGCCTCCACATTCTCAGGGAGCATTTCGACCGGCTGGATATCGACCCCGCATTCCGCGTCGGCGACGAGGGTGAGATGCTTCTGATGCGCGCCGACGTCATGCAGGAGCTGATGGAAGACAGCTATGCAAACGGAGGGGAAGCGTTTGAACGCTTTGTGGACACCTACTCCACGGGGAAGGCAGACGGAGGGATAGAAGATTATATTCTGCAGGTGTATACCTTTGCCCAGAGTAACCCGTGGCCGGACGAATGGTTTGAGCACTGCCGGAAGGAACTTGAGAATACCGGTTTCGGGGAGCTGAATGGCACGGACTGGATGCAGTTTCTCTTAAGGGACGTCAAAATGCAGGCGGAGGAGTGGGAGAGGCAGTTAATGGAGGCCTCGGAGCTTTGCAGGGAGGAAGACGGGCCGGAGCCTTATCTTCCGATGATCAGCGAGGATCTGCTCCATGTCAGGGAACTGATTCAGTCCACCGGCTCCTTCCTTGACTTCAGCGGGGCGGCGGAGAAATTCACATTTTCCAGGATGGCGGCCATACGTGGGAAAAATGTGACGGTGGATCCGGATAAAAAAGAAGCGGTGGCCGAATGCAGGAAGAGAATTAAAAAATCGGTGGAAAAGCTGAAGGATCAGTACCTGTTTGAATCCCCGGAGAAAATACTTGAGGATATGGAGGCGGGAAAGGAGTCGATTCTGATGCTCCTTCGCCTGGCGGAAGAATTCGGCGAGCGGTTCCGCGCCCGTAAAAGGGAGAAAAACATCGTGGACTTCGGCGATCTGGAGCATTTTGCCCTGGAGGTCCTCACCGCGGGAGGCGGGGACGAAGACGGGGAAAATAAAGGACGAATTCCGGGGCCGGTGGCCGACGAACTCAGCCGGCAGTTTGACGAGATTCTCGTCGATGAGTACCAGGACAGCAACCTGGTGCAGGAAACCCTGATTCACTGCGTCTCCAGGGAGCGGTTCGGTACACCGAACGTATTTATGGTAGGGGACGTAAAACAGAGCATTTATAAATTCAGGCTGGCCCGCCCGGAGCTGTTTCTGGAAAAATACCACAGCTACCCGACGGAGGAGAGCCTGTACCAGAAAATCGAACTGCACCAGAACTTCAGGAGCAGGGATACGGTTCTTGGGAGCATTAACGACATCTTTTTCCGGATTATGACGGAAAAGCTCGGAAATATCGAATATACCGAGGAGACGGCCCTGCATGCGGGGGCGTCCTTTGAACCCCTCGACGGACGGGGACCGGGAGAACTGGATACGGAGCTTCTTCTGATTAATACGGCCGGAAGCGAACTGGAAACGTTGGATGAGGATATTTCGGACTATACGGCCAGGGAGCTGGAGGCCGGGATGGTCGCGGGAAAGATAAAGGAGCTGACGGACGAAGAGAACGGAATGATGATCTGGGACAAGGATGAAAACGGTTACCGCCGCGCAAGATACGGCGATATTGTCATTCTTTTGAGGAGCGTCAGCGGCTGGGCCGAGAGCTTTACGGAAATCCTTGCGGCCCAGGGAATCCCGGCGTTCGCAGAGTCCAGGACAGGCTATTTTGACACGGTTGAGGTGGAAACGGTTCTGAACCTTTTGGCCGTTATCGACAACCCGATACAGGATATCCCGCTGGCAGCCGTCTTAAAAGCGCCGTTCTGCGGCATTACGGACAGGGAACTGGCCCACATCGTCGCTGACTATAAAATGAATGCAAAGACTGGCCGTGACAGGGGACTCTACCCGGCCGTGAAGAATTTCCTGATGGAGCGGGAGGGGGAGTCCGGCGCGCCGGTTCAGTCAGGCGGCGGTGAACCATTTGACGATGAGAGAATCTGCGTGATCTTAAGAAGGACGATGAATCTTCTCGGGGAACTCAGAAAAATGGCCGTCTATCTGCCGATGCACAGCCTTCTCTACCGGATTTTCGACGTGACGGGTTATTATGATTATGTATCGGCCATGCCGGCCGGGGAGACGAGGAGAGCCAACCTGGATATGCTGGTGGAAAAGGCATCTGCTTATGAGGCTACTAGCTACCGGGGCGTGTTCCATTTTATCAAATATATCGAGAAATTGAAAAAATACAATACGGATTTCGGGGAGGCCGCCACGGTGAACGAGCAGGGAAACACGGTGCGTCTCATGAGTATCCACAAGAGTAAGGGCCTGGAATTCCCCATTGTCTTCGTGGCCGGAATGGGAAAGATGTTTAATCGGCAGGACACGAGAGGGAAAATCCTGATCGATTCCGAATTCGGGATTGGAACCGATTATCTGGACAGCGAGAAACGCCTGAAAGGACCAACGCTTAAAAAGAACGTCATGAAGCGGAGAATGGAGCTGGAAGCGCTGGGGGAGGAACTGCGTGTCCTCTATGTGGCGCTGACCAGGGCCAAGGAAAAGCTGATTATGACGGCTTCTGATAAAAACCTGGAAAGCAGGCTGGAAAAATGGAGGCAGATTTCCCTCTATCACGGCCAGGTTCCCTGTACCATTCTGACGATGGCAGGCTCCTGCCTGGACTGGATCCTGATGAGCGCTTCCCAGGAAGGATGCCGGATCCGGGTGACCGAAGTAAAAGCCGGGGAACAGCTGGTGCACGAGATAGAGGAGCAGCTGTTCAGAAAAGGATCCAAAGAGGAACTGCTCAACCAGGATCCGGACCGCGTTTACGACGGGGCATACCGCAGACGCCTGGAAACATCGTTCCATTTCAAGTATCCCTGTCAGGCCGACGTCACACTGAATACAAAGATGTCTGTCTCCGAGCTGAAAAAAGAGGGGATGGAGGAGGAAGACGAAGAGATGGCGTTTCTTCCCACCCTGCCCGTCTTTATGGAGGAGCAGGAGGTGCGGGAGGGAGGCACATCGAGAGGTACGGCATATCATCGCGCCATGGAACTCCTTCCTTTTGATAAAATCACATCAGAGGGTGATGTGAGGAGTCTGCTGGACGGCTTTACGGAGGCCGGAAAACTGACAAAGGAGGCCAGGGAGATGATATGGCCTCCCGATATCTACCGCTTTTTCACGACGGAGCTTGGAAAAAGGATGGCCGTTGCGGCAAAAGCCGGAAAGCTGTACCGGGAAAAACAGTTTGTAATGGGAATCCCGGCCCGGGAAATGGGCGATTGGGACTCAGACGAACTGGTGCTGATCCAGGGTATCATCGATGCCTGGTTCGAGGAGGAGGACGGCCTCGTTCTGGTCGACTATAAGACCGATTATGTGGAAAATACGGAAGTCCTGGTCAGCCGTTATAAAACGCAGCTTGACTATTACGAAAAAGCGCTGACCCAGATGCTTGGGAAAAACGTGAAGGAGAGATATATCTATTCCTACAGGCTGGGGCTTGTTGCTGTCTGA
- the rpoN gene encoding RNA polymerase factor sigma-54 → MELRQEQKLKQTLSQNMLQSTEILQMGQLELREYLEDLALENPVVDLDAMRRTEKTSDDKGESTEDFIRKLEELQSVDAQNRQYYQDEQDEASRFEPAERQEMDLKESLLEQILYMKISKEEFRILEYMILNLDDNGYLTEEMPLLCRELKITEEEGERLLKVLWRLEPKGAGARNLRECLLIQLEGDSDEEKLARRIIEDYLEELGKNRMEVIARKLKCSIDQVLSASDRIRALNPRPGSGYGSGKYQKYLVPDVLVVKTEGHFEIIINDETYPQISINPYYLTLMKGENSGEAAGYVKNKVKQAEWVCHCVEQRNRTLYLLVREILKAQLAFFEEGRGKLTALTQRSVAEKLELNESTISRAVREKYLQCQWGIFPLQFFFSRGSIPVDAKRKQSRENGTGDMSRETAGNGGGAGAEAVKEQIRILVAGEDKKKPYSDRILAEKLGEAGFSISRRTVAKYREAIGIADASGRKVFERKNTL, encoded by the coding sequence GTGGAACTCAGACAGGAACAGAAGTTAAAACAGACTTTGTCGCAGAATATGCTCCAATCTACGGAGATACTGCAGATGGGGCAGCTGGAACTAAGGGAGTATCTGGAAGATCTGGCGCTGGAGAATCCGGTGGTGGATCTCGATGCTATGCGCCGTACTGAGAAGACATCAGATGACAAAGGGGAGAGTACTGAGGACTTTATCAGGAAACTGGAGGAACTTCAGAGCGTGGATGCCCAGAACCGCCAGTATTATCAGGACGAACAGGATGAGGCCAGCCGTTTTGAACCGGCTGAACGGCAGGAGATGGATTTGAAAGAATCCCTGCTGGAACAGATTCTTTATATGAAAATATCGAAAGAAGAGTTCCGCATTTTAGAGTATATGATTTTAAATTTGGATGACAATGGCTATCTGACCGAAGAGATGCCTCTTTTATGCCGTGAGCTTAAAATCACGGAAGAAGAGGGAGAGCGTCTGCTGAAAGTCCTCTGGAGACTGGAGCCCAAAGGAGCGGGCGCCAGAAACCTCAGGGAGTGCCTCTTAATCCAGTTGGAGGGGGACAGCGACGAGGAGAAGCTGGCCCGACGGATTATTGAAGATTATCTGGAGGAACTGGGGAAAAACAGAATGGAGGTCATTGCCAGAAAGCTGAAATGCAGCATTGATCAGGTTCTTTCCGCCAGCGACCGGATCCGGGCGTTAAACCCGAGGCCGGGAAGCGGATATGGGAGCGGAAAATACCAGAAATACCTTGTTCCCGACGTACTGGTTGTCAAGACGGAGGGACACTTTGAGATTATCATTAATGATGAGACATATCCCCAGATTTCGATCAATCCTTATTATCTGACCCTGATGAAGGGGGAGAATTCGGGGGAAGCGGCCGGATACGTTAAAAATAAAGTAAAACAGGCGGAGTGGGTATGCCACTGTGTAGAACAGAGGAACAGGACACTCTATCTGCTGGTACGGGAAATTTTAAAAGCGCAGCTTGCCTTTTTTGAAGAGGGAAGGGGAAAACTTACCGCCCTGACCCAGAGGAGCGTGGCGGAAAAGCTGGAATTAAATGAATCCACCATCAGCCGTGCCGTCCGGGAAAAATATCTGCAATGCCAGTGGGGAATCTTCCCGCTGCAGTTTTTCTTCTCCCGGGGAAGTATCCCGGTGGATGCAAAGAGAAAGCAGAGCCGGGAAAACGGTACCGGAGACATGAGCCGTGAGACGGCCGGAAACGGCGGGGGCGCGGGAGCGGAAGCGGTGAAGGAACAGATTCGAATCCTGGTCGCGGGCGAAGACAAAAAGAAGCCCTACAGTGACAGAATATTAGCGGAAAAACTGGGGGAGGCCGGATTCTCGATATCGAGGAGAACGGTAGCGAAATACAGGGAGGCCATCGGAATCGCCGATGCGTCCGGAAGAAAAGTGTTTGAGCGCAAGAATACATTGTAA